The following is a genomic window from Paenibacillus thiaminolyticus.
AAAGTACCCTTATTTCGTATTGGATGTAGATAAGGCTGACACTGACAATGGCACAAATATTAAAGTAAATGAGCAGCATGATTTTAGCAGCCCGTATATTAAAGCACAAAAATTCAAATTGATACAAGTTTGATAACCCTTTCAAATGGTTCTTTTGCATACAGTTCTCAGGCTGTCGAGAAAATCTCGACAGCTATTTTTATATCATACCCTCCGTTTAGGTTTCTCTACACTTTTTTCATTGATAGATGAAAATATGTATCCTTTTTAAGGAATTTCAAAAGCTATACTTTAATCGTATCAGAAAGGAGGATTGATTTTTATAAGGAAAAAACTAGGAATAGATTTTATCTGTCAAGCCTTTTCAAAATCTTGTTCGGTATTGAAGGATGTGATGAAAGTGAATATTTTTCCTTATCATTATGATGATGCACAGACCTCATTCCATGGAACTTTTTCGATTAAGAAAATAAACAAAGAATACCATTCCAATTATGCTTACTTTCAAATTCATTTTTTAGATGGCCAATTCCTTTTGAAAGATGCGCATCAAAATAAGATGTATGAAGAAAATGTCACAGGAGCTAAGGCTGTCGTAGCTCTTAAAAAAGAGTACTTGCAAGAAATTCCGCCGACCCATCAAAAAAACCTGATTTTTAGAAATGCAAGCGGATTAGAGAAAAACAAATATGACTTGATGGTCGTAAGCACCGATTTAGAAAATAAATTAGCGAATAAGTTGGTTTTAAAAGGAATGCTGCATCAGAGAATAAAGGAGCTTTTGATAGGGAATGAAAAGTACCTGTTGACAATTACATGAGGAAAATAGAGGAGGAATCAATATGAGTGCCGGTAAACTGGATACCCTTACAATCTATGATTGGAATCAAACGGTTAATGATGTGAAAAATCAAGGAAGCATCCTTGCAAGGAACTTTCCAAGCTTCTTCTCTCAAGAAATGAATGAGCAGACGATGAAGGCAAAAGTAACAGGAATATGGCTGAAATGGGAACTCACGAATGAAGGCACGGGACAATATCCTATTTATCAATGTTATATAGAAGATGGAACCTTTGAAGTGGATGTAGAAAATAAAAAGACGAAGTATGACTTAAAAAACAGCTGGATTAAAATTTGTGCGAAAATCGAAATCGATAAGAGCAGTTCCACTGACATGTATAAGTTCTCAGAAAAAGAAGATGACTTATACTCTATCAACCATTCTTTCCATTTTGATAAAGGGAACAGAATTGCTTCTAATCTGTTAGAGCATTTGCTCGTATCGTGGTTTAAAGAACATAGAAATCTATTAAATAATCATGTTAACAATTACAGGATTCATGTTCGCACGTCAAATGACTTGACCCTGGCTGGATGGGATACCGGTTATGTAACGTCGTTCTCAAATGTAAATAAAACCATTCTGGAGAAAGAACTGTATCCTAAGGATTTTGATAACGAAATGATGGATAACTCATTGGGAATCCCGCTGTTTTTTAGTATGAAAGGAACATTTGATTCTTGGGAAATCACCACAGGAGCAGACGGCCAAAATGTAAACTTTATTTTAAAACTTGGCGAGAATAGTGCGTTTACTAATGAAAGTTCAAATCTTACCTACGACTTTTCTTCTGATGCGTTCTTGAAAGTTCAAGTGAGATTAGAATATTTCAATTCAACAGAAAAAACGATTGAAGATCCTACCGGTTTGAATGATGGGAACCAAGTCGAATTGAGAGTGAAAACAGACCGGGACCAAAATCAGAATCCCCCAGTGGTTCTTGTGGATTCGTACTATTCCGAAGACCTTACAAGTCCGTTGTTGAACAGTATCGCAACGAGTATGTTCAAGGAATGGTTAAATGAAAACATCGATAAATTCGAAAATATTTTTTCCTACTTTCTTTTACAAGAAACTGCAAAAAATGAAGATTTCCAATGGTTGAAGCCGACGACCGCTTATTACGGAGTCGCAAGCGTCGAGGATGAAAATAAGAAGCCGGATTTGGACAAGAGTGTCTTTTCCGTTATGTCGATGGTCGAGAATCATGTGAATAAATTTCCACAGCACACCGTAGATGCCCGATTATTACACGCAGTGAACAATGAGTCAGCCTTTGGAATTGATATGCCATTATTTGTGGAGAAATGGGTAGAAAATGCGTTAGTTGCGATGCAGATTGGTACACCAGAACAATTTGAAAAAACAGATAATGGATTGGTTATCTCGAATAAAGAGAGAATTAAGTTTGCCACAATAGAAAATGATTCGGGGAATGACGTGCCTGGTTATGTTGATGAAGGTAAATTCAGACTGGGCATAATCAATAATCAGCTTGTGCTAGAGATGGAAGATCTGTATTGGGAACAGGCAAGAGGAATTATGGGCCATGTTAATTATAAGCAAAGCTTTGACATTACCTTAAAAAGCGGTGTTGATGAATTAGGTAAAGAATATAGCAACGTCTTGATTCCAATTGAAAATACGGATCCTACGATGTTAATGACCTTTACGATTGAAGATTGGAAGAAGAATGAGAATTTGATTATTGAAATCGTTACAGGGGTCGCTATCGGAATTTTGGTAGGTTTCATTCCTGTCGGTAAGATATTCACAAAATTAAAAGATGTTGTAAGAAAAGCTTTTCGGCAATCCGGTAACCGTATGTCAGCCGAACTAGGATCAAGTGTCGCGATCGCCATGAGAGAAATAGCTCAGGAATCCGGAGAAACAGGGGCAGCATTCTTCAGAAGAATGAGTCAGGAAGCAGCTGATGAAGTTACCTTGTTCACTAGACCGGGAATCACTACTCAGCAAATCATAAATGAAGTAGCAAATAAGCCGGAGAGCTTTTTCTCAAAGATATGGAAAAATAAATATAAGGTTATAGGAGGAGTAGTTGGGGGAGCAGTAGGCGGAATGGTACCAACGGCCATTATTGGAG
Proteins encoded in this region:
- a CDS encoding TULIP family P47-like protein; protein product: MSAGKLDTLTIYDWNQTVNDVKNQGSILARNFPSFFSQEMNEQTMKAKVTGIWLKWELTNEGTGQYPIYQCYIEDGTFEVDVENKKTKYDLKNSWIKICAKIEIDKSSSTDMYKFSEKEDDLYSINHSFHFDKGNRIASNLLEHLLVSWFKEHRNLLNNHVNNYRIHVRTSNDLTLAGWDTGYVTSFSNVNKTILEKELYPKDFDNEMMDNSLGIPLFFSMKGTFDSWEITTGADGQNVNFILKLGENSAFTNESSNLTYDFSSDAFLKVQVRLEYFNSTEKTIEDPTGLNDGNQVELRVKTDRDQNQNPPVVLVDSYYSEDLTSPLLNSIATSMFKEWLNENIDKFENIFSYFLLQETAKNEDFQWLKPTTAYYGVASVEDENKKPDLDKSVFSVMSMVENHVNKFPQHTVDARLLHAVNNESAFGIDMPLFVEKWVENALVAMQIGTPEQFEKTDNGLVISNKERIKFATIENDSGNDVPGYVDEGKFRLGIINNQLVLEMEDLYWEQARGIMGHVNYKQSFDITLKSGVDELGKEYSNVLIPIENTDPTMLMTFTIEDWKKNENLIIEIVTGVAIGILVGFIPVGKIFTKLKDVVRKAFRQSGNRMSAELGSSVAIAMREIAQESGETGAAFFRRMSQEAADEVTLFTRPGITTQQIINEVANKPESFFSKIWKNKYKVIGGVVGGAVGGMVPTAIIGAIQNAQQEHYSLLPTIHEFVANCVGTVNWPDNSEFQIETAQLQGIYLMGGKLNKEK